In Musa acuminata AAA Group cultivar baxijiao chromosome BXJ2-8, Cavendish_Baxijiao_AAA, whole genome shotgun sequence, one genomic interval encodes:
- the LOC103972887 gene encoding uncharacterized protein LOC103972887, whose protein sequence is MAGEGIVVEATISSTTESLLSSRVSYARCLSRADDELKSFRFCLRWMCVDQSNAKHAVVSWSIFLLLSVFVPIASHFVFSCAPTRRAYDVVVQLSLISASSLSYLCLSAFVRRYGLRRFLFLDKLVGASERVREGYMDQLNRSFRLLSVFVMPCFVGEVTYKIWWYSSGSERVPFKVAGSVVVGDVVACALELASWIYRISLFLFVCVLFRLMCHLQILRLQDFASVFREGGPESDVASVLGEHLRIRRQLRIISHRYRSFILSCLLLVTASQLATLLLTTRPRAVVNLNNAGELALCSIGLVTGLLICLRSAAKITHKAQAITSQAATWHACATVESFDAEPETSFPPNCSSGDESDDDDDKDGDVLDVRKMMPSNINTISFQKRQALVTYLENNRAGISVFGFVVDRAWLHALFMIEFSLVMWLLGKTVGIS, encoded by the exons ATGGCGGGAGAAGGCATCGTCGTAGAAGCGACTATCAGTAGCACCACCGAGTCGCTGCTATCTAGCAGGGTGTCGTATGCACGTTGCCTCTCTCGCGCTGACGATGAGCTTAAGAGCTTCCGGTTCTGCCTCAGGTGGATGTGCGTTGACCAGTCCAACGCTAAGCACGCAGTGGTCTCCTGGTCCATTTTCCTTCTTCTGAGCGTATTCGTCCCCATTGCCTCCCACTTCGTCTTTTCCTGTGCCCCCACCCGTCGTGCTTATGATGTGGTGGTTCAACTCTCTCTCATCTCCGCCTCTAGTCTCTCATATCTTTGTCTCTCCGCCTTCGTCCGTCGCTATGGCCTTCGTCGTTTCCTCTTTCTCGACAAGTTGGTCGGAGCTAGCGAGCGGGTACGGGAGGGCTACATGGATCAGCTCAATCGCTCGTTCCGCTTGCTCTCCGTATTTGTGATGCCGTGCTTTGTTGGAGAAGTGACTTATAAGATATGGTGGTATTCGTCGGGATCGGAACGGGTGCCGTTCAAGGTAGCGGGAAGCGTTGTGGTGGGCGACGTAGTGGCGTGCGCCTTAGAGCTAGCGAGCTGGATTTACAGGATATCACTGTTCCTCTTCGTGTGCGTTCTTTTCCGGCTGATGTGCCACCTGCAGATCCTGAGGCTGCAGGACTTCGCTTCGGTGTTCAGGGAAGGGGGGCCGGAGTCGGATGTGGCGTCGGTGCTCGGGGAACACCTGAGGATCCGGCGGCAGCTCAGGATCATCAGCCACCGGTACCGGTCGTTCATCTTGTCCTGCCTCCTGCTGGTCACCGCCAGCCAGCTCGCGACGCTGCTTCTCACCACCCGTCCCCGGGCGGTGGTCAACCTCAACAACGCCGGCGAGCTCGCT TTGTGCTCCATCGGTCTTGTGACCGGACTACTGATATGCCTTCGTAGCGCTGCCAAGATCACACACAAGGCGCAGGCAATAACCAGCCAAGCTGCGACATGGCACGCTTGCGCCACCGTCGAGTCCTTTGACGCCGAGCCTGAGACGTCATTTCCGCCAAACTGCAGCTCCGGCGACGAGTCTGATGACGACGATGACAAGGATGGGGACGTCTTGGATGTCAGAAAGATGATGCCTTCCAACATTAACACCATCTCCTTTCAAAAAAGACAGGCATTGG TGACATACTTGGAGAACAACAGGGCAGGGATCTCGGTGTTCGGCTTCGTCGTCGACAGGGCGTGGCTTCATGCCTTGTTCATGATCGAATTCTCTCTAGTAATGTGGTTGCTGGGGAAAACAGTGGGGATCTCCTAG